One uncultured Fibrobacter sp. DNA segment encodes these proteins:
- a CDS encoding ATP-binding protein → MNDAFIYGYAVEGENFTDREAETKRLKANFEHGVNTLLISNRRIGKTSLVRHVGRLVNPKKALVVYLDIFDCRSEYDFYNKLATAVLQQTSSKIDSILQNAKNFLSRVSPKISMGPDLTSEFSLSLGITPKEYAPEQILELAENIAKKQKKRIVVCIDEFQQIGEFPDSLSVQKRLRGAWQLQQNVSYCLFGSKKHLLTNIFQNKSMPFYQFGDAIYLGVISTENWVPFICDKFKKQGLRIDEVLASRICSEVENYSSYVQQLAWLVMLHTEREVSSEIIDVSMNELIAQNSALFMQQTEGLSSYQMNMLRAIAAGIHNGFLSQEVLETYRLGTKSNIPRIKKALIDRDIVEQRETGLYISDPVFNKWFRRF, encoded by the coding sequence ATGAACGACGCTTTTATATATGGCTATGCGGTCGAAGGCGAAAACTTTACGGATCGCGAAGCCGAGACCAAAAGGCTCAAGGCGAATTTTGAGCACGGGGTAAACACCTTGCTTATCTCTAATCGTCGTATCGGCAAGACCTCCCTGGTTCGCCATGTTGGCCGCTTGGTGAATCCGAAAAAGGCCCTCGTCGTTTATTTGGACATCTTTGACTGCCGCAGCGAATACGATTTCTACAATAAACTTGCGACCGCGGTCTTGCAGCAGACTTCGTCAAAGATTGATTCTATCCTGCAAAATGCGAAGAATTTTTTGAGCCGGGTTTCGCCTAAAATCAGCATGGGGCCGGATCTGACGTCTGAATTTTCGCTTTCGCTGGGTATCACTCCGAAGGAGTATGCTCCCGAGCAGATTTTGGAATTGGCAGAAAATATTGCGAAAAAGCAAAAGAAACGTATTGTCGTTTGCATCGACGAGTTTCAACAGATTGGCGAATTTCCTGATTCGCTCTCTGTACAGAAACGGCTTCGTGGCGCATGGCAGTTGCAGCAGAATGTTTCGTATTGCCTGTTTGGCAGCAAAAAGCACTTGCTCACAAACATCTTCCAGAACAAGAGCATGCCTTTCTACCAGTTTGGCGATGCCATTTACTTGGGCGTCATTTCTACTGAAAATTGGGTTCCCTTTATTTGCGATAAATTCAAAAAGCAGGGACTTCGCATTGATGAAGTGCTGGCTTCAAGAATTTGCAGCGAGGTGGAAAATTATTCTTCTTATGTGCAACAGCTTGCCTGGTTGGTAATGCTGCACACTGAGCGTGAGGTATCTTCAGAAATAATTGATGTTTCCATGAACGAACTCATCGCACAGAACTCAGCGCTCTTTATGCAGCAGACGGAAGGGCTTTCCAGCTACCAGATGAATATGCTCCGGGCGATTGCTGCGGGAATTCATAATGGTTTCCTGTCGCAGGAGGTGTTGGAAACCTATCGCCTCGGAACCAAGTCGAACATTCCTCGGATAAAGAAGGCTTTGATAGATCGAGATATAGTAGAACAGCGCGAAACGGGCCTCTATATCAGCGACCCCGTATTCAACAAGTGGTTCAGAAGGTTTTAA
- a CDS encoding alpha/beta hydrolase — MNKLNLTAEWDKVFPKSDKVEHSKVTFKNHFGIELAADMFVPKDTSLKVNGKFPAIAVSGPFGAVKEQSSGLYAQQMAERGFLTIAFDPSFTGESGGEPRYMNSPDINTEDFMASVDFLSTRDDVDSERIGIIGICGWGGMAINAAGIDTRVKATVASTMYDMSRVSANGYFDAANNADARNEARKALMAQRTKDFKNGTYDLAGGVVDPLPDDAPYFVKDYYAYYKTPRGYHKRSLNSNKGWAASAGTSLMNTKLLAYADEIRNPVLIIHGEKAHSRYFGEGAFEKMTGKKANVPAKLDATKNWSKTVGNKELLVIPGASHVDLYDNLEKIPFEKLNEFFKTNLK, encoded by the coding sequence ATGAACAAGCTTAACCTCACCGCCGAATGGGACAAGGTTTTCCCCAAGAGCGACAAGGTCGAACATTCCAAGGTCACTTTCAAGAACCATTTTGGCATTGAACTCGCCGCCGACATGTTCGTGCCCAAGGACACGAGCCTCAAGGTGAACGGAAAGTTCCCCGCAATCGCAGTCTCTGGCCCGTTCGGAGCCGTCAAGGAACAGTCCAGCGGCCTTTACGCCCAGCAGATGGCGGAACGTGGATTCCTGACCATCGCATTCGACCCGAGCTTTACCGGCGAATCGGGCGGCGAGCCGCGCTACATGAACAGCCCGGACATCAACACCGAAGACTTCATGGCGTCCGTGGATTTCCTCTCGACCCGCGACGACGTTGACTCGGAACGCATCGGCATCATCGGCATTTGCGGCTGGGGCGGCATGGCGATTAACGCTGCCGGCATTGATACCCGCGTAAAGGCGACGGTTGCTTCGACCATGTACGACATGAGCCGCGTATCCGCAAATGGCTACTTCGATGCCGCAAACAACGCCGACGCCCGCAACGAGGCCCGCAAGGCTCTGATGGCCCAGCGCACCAAGGACTTCAAGAACGGCACGTACGATCTGGCCGGCGGCGTGGTGGACCCGCTCCCGGACGACGCACCTTACTTTGTCAAGGATTACTACGCCTACTACAAGACCCCGCGCGGCTACCACAAGCGCTCCCTCAACAGCAACAAGGGCTGGGCCGCCTCCGCAGGCACCTCGCTCATGAACACGAAGCTCCTCGCATACGCCGACGAAATCCGTAACCCCGTACTCATCATCCACGGCGAAAAGGCCCACAGCCGCTACTTCGGCGAAGGCGCATTCGAAAAGATGACCGGCAAGAAGGCGAACGTCCCGGCAAAACTTGACGCCACCAAGAACTGGAGCAAGACCGTCGGCAACAAGGAACTCCTCGTTATCCCCGGAGCCTCCCACGTGGACCTCTACGACAACCTGGAAAAAATCCCCTTCGAAAAGCTGAACGAATTCTTCAAGACGAATTTGAAGTAA
- a CDS encoding DUF4143 domain-containing protein, with amino-acid sequence MDNYRPRYIESQIERLLKSSSAVLVAGPKFCGKTTTCLRMSKSNVRLATRRNIELARMEPHNTLLGEQPRLIDEWQTVPELWDEVRAWADENPGFGQFILTGSSTPADKSQIHHSGAGRIVTLPMRPMSLFESGDSTGSVSLAELFSSDAPNVYDTNEKHSLKDMAFYTCRGGWPLSILDDRSVALDVTANYYNGLFNFDTSENEKFRNKKPEVLRMILRSYARNISTEAAYRTIIQDITESNNRTMDTKTFDDYWDALKDLFIISDIEAWNPNLRSKAVVRTTPTRHFVDTSIACQALDISPDDLMSDLKSFGLFFEDLAVRDLSIYTSLLGGNVKHYRDSRGLECDAVVHTGKGKWGAIEIKLGGDKLVEEGVANLIKLKNDVNDPNMAFMAIVTATGPAYRRPDGICVIPLNCLRA; translated from the coding sequence ATGGACAATTATCGCCCCCGATACATCGAAAGCCAAATTGAGCGATTACTCAAGTCCAGTAGCGCTGTTCTAGTCGCAGGGCCTAAATTTTGCGGGAAAACCACGACATGTCTTCGTATGTCAAAAAGCAATGTTCGCCTTGCTACACGCCGGAACATTGAACTGGCCCGAATGGAACCGCACAATACTCTCTTGGGCGAACAGCCAAGGCTTATCGACGAATGGCAGACCGTCCCCGAACTTTGGGACGAGGTCAGGGCGTGGGCCGATGAAAATCCCGGTTTTGGACAGTTCATTCTGACGGGCAGCTCCACCCCTGCCGACAAAAGCCAGATTCACCATTCCGGCGCAGGCCGCATCGTGACGCTCCCCATGCGCCCTATGTCACTTTTTGAATCCGGCGATTCCACCGGGTCCGTTTCACTTGCGGAACTTTTTTCTAGTGATGCTCCCAATGTATATGACACAAACGAAAAGCATTCCCTGAAAGACATGGCTTTCTACACTTGCCGTGGCGGCTGGCCCCTTTCGATTCTTGACGACCGAAGCGTTGCTCTCGATGTCACGGCAAACTATTACAATGGCCTTTTTAATTTCGATACAAGCGAGAATGAAAAATTCCGCAACAAGAAACCCGAAGTTCTGCGGATGATTTTGCGCAGCTACGCCCGAAACATTTCTACCGAAGCCGCCTACAGGACAATCATTCAAGACATAACCGAATCGAATAACCGGACCATGGACACAAAGACCTTCGATGACTACTGGGATGCACTCAAGGATTTGTTCATCATCAGCGACATTGAAGCCTGGAACCCCAACCTCCGCAGCAAGGCTGTCGTGCGCACCACACCCACAAGGCATTTTGTCGACACATCCATCGCATGCCAGGCACTTGATATTTCTCCTGATGATCTAATGTCTGATTTGAAATCCTTTGGCCTATTCTTTGAGGATTTGGCCGTGCGCGATTTGAGCATCTATACGAGCCTGCTTGGCGGAAACGTCAAACATTACCGAGATAGCCGCGGGCTGGAATGCGATGCCGTTGTCCATACCGGCAAGGGGAAATGGGGCGCCATTGAAATCAAACTTGGTGGCGATAAACTCGTTGAAGAAGGTGTTGCGAACCTGATCAAATTAAAGAATGATGTCAACGACCCGAATATGGCCTTTATGGCGATTGTCACCGCTACGGGTCCCGCGTACCGGCGTCCAGACGGAATATGTGTCATTCCTCTAAATTGCTTGAGAGCGTAA
- a CDS encoding flavodoxin family protein, translating to MKNVLVISSSLRTKSNSEILAQEFAKGAAEAGNKVEVVSLRGKKIAFCTGCLACQKKGKCVIKDDANAITEKMKKAEVIVFATPIYYYEMSGQLKTMLDRANSLYTSDFKFREIYLLASAADTDKKAMNIAKRGISGWIACFDGVKFKGGICATGAENPGDVKERTTLLKKVYAMGSKV from the coding sequence ATGAAAAACGTTCTAGTGATTTCGAGCAGTCTGCGTACCAAGAGCAATTCCGAAATTTTGGCACAGGAGTTCGCGAAGGGAGCCGCCGAGGCTGGCAATAAGGTGGAAGTCGTTTCGCTGCGTGGCAAAAAGATTGCATTCTGCACGGGTTGCCTTGCATGCCAAAAGAAGGGCAAGTGTGTCATCAAGGACGACGCGAACGCCATCACCGAGAAAATGAAGAAGGCCGAAGTCATCGTGTTCGCGACGCCGATTTACTATTACGAGATGAGCGGTCAGCTCAAGACGATGCTCGACCGCGCCAATTCCCTTTATACGAGCGATTTCAAGTTCCGCGAGATTTACTTGCTCGCTTCTGCTGCCGATACCGACAAGAAGGCGATGAACATCGCGAAGCGCGGCATCAGCGGATGGATTGCCTGCTTTGATGGCGTGAAATTCAAGGGCGGCATATGTGCCACCGGTGCCGAGAATCCCGGCGATGTCAAGGAACGCACTACACTTTTGAAGAAAGTGTACGCAATGGGAAGTAAAGTTTAA
- a CDS encoding ATP-binding protein: MHSIEQLSSEKQKISQLKDEFTANASHELKTPLTSISGYAELIENGMAKPEDIKVFAGKIHKEAQRLQAIANDIIVLSKLNNHNGESFDLGEKINLWNLARSCIENLVLSANKKNIQLTLDGEPTAEISGNSKLLFEMIFNLVDNAIRYTEAGGKVALLVETNAITVKDTGIGIPEECQSRIFERFYRVDKSRSKETDGTGLGLAIVKHIAEVHHATIDLKSTVGFGTEIRIGFTL, encoded by the coding sequence GTGCATTCCATTGAACAGCTTTCGAGCGAAAAGCAAAAGATTTCGCAGCTGAAGGACGAATTCACCGCAAATGCTTCGCACGAGCTGAAGACTCCGCTGACATCTATTTCGGGCTATGCGGAACTTATTGAAAATGGTATGGCGAAACCCGAAGATATCAAGGTCTTTGCCGGAAAAATCCATAAAGAAGCACAGCGGCTACAGGCGATTGCAAACGACATCATTGTTCTCTCGAAGTTGAACAATCATAACGGTGAATCGTTTGATCTCGGTGAAAAAATCAACCTTTGGAATTTGGCTCGCTCTTGTATTGAAAATCTCGTTTTGAGTGCGAACAAAAAGAATATCCAGCTGACGCTCGATGGCGAACCGACTGCTGAAATTTCTGGAAACTCAAAACTCCTCTTCGAAATGATTTTTAACTTGGTCGATAATGCTATCCGCTATACAGAAGCCGGTGGCAAGGTTGCATTGCTTGTTGAAACGAACGCCATTACTGTGAAAGACACTGGAATTGGCATCCCTGAGGAATGTCAATCCCGCATCTTTGAACGTTTCTACCGTGTCGATAAAAGCCGTTCCAAAGAGACGGACGGCACGGGTCTCGGTCTCGCCATCGTGAAGCATATCGCCGAAGTTCATCATGCGACGATTGACCTTAAATCAACAGTCGGTTTTGGCACCGAAATTAGAATCGGATTTACTTTATGA
- a CDS encoding GNAT family N-acetyltransferase has translation MLKIEAYSEKYTNDAIAIWNDIVEDGIAFPQKETLDAQTGGAFFKSQSFTGIAIDADSGEVVGLYILHPNNVGRCGHISNASYAVKKDKRGQHIGEFLVKDCLAKAKEIGFRILQFNAVVATNTSALKLYKKLGFTQLGLIPKGFLLKDGSYEDIIPHYIEL, from the coding sequence ATGCTCAAAATCGAAGCCTACAGCGAAAAGTACACAAATGACGCCATTGCAATCTGGAACGACATCGTCGAAGACGGCATCGCGTTCCCGCAAAAGGAAACACTTGACGCGCAGACGGGAGGCGCTTTTTTCAAGTCGCAGTCGTTCACGGGTATCGCCATTGATGCGGACTCCGGCGAAGTGGTCGGGCTGTACATTCTTCACCCGAACAACGTGGGGCGCTGCGGGCATATTTCGAATGCGAGTTATGCGGTCAAGAAGGACAAGCGCGGCCAGCACATCGGCGAATTTCTCGTGAAAGATTGCCTTGCGAAGGCAAAAGAAATCGGCTTCAGGATTTTACAATTCAACGCGGTTGTTGCCACGAACACCTCGGCACTCAAGCTCTACAAAAAGCTCGGTTTTACCCAACTCGGCTTGATTCCCAAAGGATTTCTGCTCAAAGACGGGAGCTACGAGGACATCATTCCGCACTATATCGAGCTATAA
- the bioA gene encoding adenosylmethionine--8-amino-7-oxononanoate transaminase, producing the protein MKKLLDFDSEHLWHPYAALKNTPARFLAKSAHRTTIETADGLKLIDAVSSWWCMAHGHNAPEIVEAIQKQSEKMCHVMFGGFTHEPAIELGEKLVNFLPEGLNKIFFADSGSIAVECSAKMAVQYQHSLGRPERCKLVALKGGYHGDTAGAMALSDPDGMHTLFRGIMPHHYFAERPNCRFDEAWNPTDFASMERVVEEHKDEIAAVICEPVFQGGNGMWLYNAGYLKALRELCDRYGILLILDEIASGFFRTGPRFAMEHAGIKPDIMCIGKALTGGSITMAACVASEKVAETITNSKIPAFMHGPTYMANPLACAAGIASLSLFESRDYAMSVARIEKRLKQNLEPLRSLENAADVRVLGAIGVLELKAKPSADDILRVIRETGVWLRPFCNYVYTMPPLITTDSEVDRICEAIKMIGECEPAPVVEGEDEFHE; encoded by the coding sequence ATGAAAAAGCTACTTGATTTTGATAGCGAGCATTTGTGGCATCCGTATGCGGCGCTGAAAAATACTCCGGCCAGGTTCCTTGCAAAATCCGCTCATAGAACGACGATTGAAACGGCCGACGGTTTGAAACTGATTGATGCGGTATCGAGTTGGTGGTGCATGGCGCACGGGCATAACGCCCCTGAAATCGTCGAGGCGATTCAGAAACAGAGCGAAAAGATGTGCCACGTGATGTTCGGCGGCTTTACGCACGAGCCTGCAATTGAACTCGGTGAAAAGCTGGTGAATTTTTTGCCGGAAGGTCTCAACAAGATTTTCTTTGCAGATTCGGGAAGCATCGCCGTAGAATGCAGCGCCAAGATGGCGGTGCAGTACCAGCATTCGCTGGGTCGCCCGGAGCGTTGCAAGTTGGTCGCCTTGAAGGGCGGCTATCACGGCGACACCGCAGGCGCGATGGCACTTTCTGACCCTGACGGAATGCATACGCTTTTCCGCGGAATTATGCCGCACCATTACTTTGCGGAACGCCCGAACTGCCGCTTTGACGAGGCTTGGAATCCGACGGATTTCGCTTCGATGGAGCGCGTTGTCGAGGAACACAAGGATGAAATCGCTGCCGTGATTTGTGAACCCGTATTCCAGGGCGGAAACGGCATGTGGCTTTACAATGCAGGCTACTTGAAGGCTCTCCGCGAACTTTGCGACCGCTACGGCATCCTGTTGATTCTGGACGAAATCGCTTCGGGCTTTTTCCGCACGGGCCCGCGTTTTGCGATGGAGCATGCTGGCATTAAGCCGGATATTATGTGTATCGGCAAGGCGCTTACGGGCGGAAGCATTACGATGGCAGCTTGCGTGGCATCCGAGAAGGTTGCCGAAACGATTACGAACAGTAAGATTCCTGCCTTTATGCACGGCCCTACTTACATGGCGAACCCTTTGGCATGTGCCGCGGGAATCGCTTCGCTTTCGCTGTTTGAAAGTCGCGATTATGCCATGAGTGTCGCTCGAATCGAAAAGCGTTTGAAGCAGAATTTGGAACCGCTACGTTCGCTTGAAAATGCGGCGGATGTGCGTGTTCTCGGTGCGATTGGTGTCTTGGAACTGAAGGCGAAACCTTCGGCAGACGATATTCTGCGCGTGATTCGCGAAACCGGTGTGTGGCTCAGGCCGTTCTGCAATTATGTTTACACGATGCCTCCGCTCATTACGACCGATTCTGAAGTTGACCGAATTTGCGAGGCTATCAAGATGATTGGTGAATGTGAACCCGCGCCCGTCGTAGAAGGCGAAGATGAATTTCATGAGTGA
- the bioD gene encoding dethiobiotin synthase, whose translation MNKGYFVTATGTDVGKTFVTALLVKKWRDSGIDAGYYKAALSGAELRDCKWVAGDADYVKRIANLPDTQEQLVSYVYKEAVSPHLAARKEGNPVELTKVKADFEAACARHEFIFAEGSGGIICPIRYDNQKIFLEDIIKTVNLPILVVTTAALGSINACVLTVEYARSRGLDIRGLIVNRYGSSGNLEMEDDNIRMMQDLTGLEILAKIKDGDTDLGVQPF comes from the coding sequence ATGAACAAGGGATATTTCGTTACAGCAACCGGAACCGATGTCGGCAAAACATTCGTCACAGCCCTTCTCGTTAAAAAGTGGCGCGATTCCGGCATCGATGCGGGCTACTACAAGGCCGCCCTCAGCGGCGCAGAACTCCGCGACTGCAAATGGGTCGCCGGCGATGCCGACTACGTGAAACGTATTGCTAATCTTCCCGATACGCAGGAACAGCTCGTAAGCTATGTCTATAAGGAGGCGGTCTCTCCGCATCTTGCTGCCCGCAAAGAAGGGAATCCCGTAGAATTGACAAAAGTCAAAGCCGATTTTGAAGCGGCTTGCGCTCGCCACGAGTTTATTTTTGCCGAAGGCAGCGGGGGAATCATTTGCCCCATTCGCTATGATAATCAGAAAATCTTCCTCGAAGATATTATCAAGACAGTGAATCTCCCGATTCTCGTGGTTACGACGGCGGCGCTCGGCTCCATTAACGCCTGCGTGCTCACAGTAGAATATGCTCGTAGCCGCGGCCTAGACATCCGCGGGCTCATCGTGAACCGCTACGGCTCTAGCGGCAACCTGGAAATGGAAGACGATAACATCCGCATGATGCAAGACCTGACGGGCCTCGAAATCCTTGCGAAAATCAAAGACGGCGACACCGACCTAGGCGTGCAACCGTTTTAA
- a CDS encoding 6-carboxyhexanoate--CoA ligase: MEYYSLKMRASQQVGEGEQKHEQHISGAERIVGRDSVEAVCTAMVRRAMNHSKGDPDFINVKIEKVHESDIRILKALPVTRIDVETWQEGLEKAFGLVSKAVMDVHKESSLSVPKGTSENACLQNFAANLPELLRATFPMRGAMLYDIATGERLEPDHERGVRATYMDALHSSEVDGCKNHFNEAIVLATKVANAPGMVAEFCVSDDPNYVTGYVASKELGYVRIMKMKEMGSENGGRIFLFDSRKASAEECIEYLQKKKVLVDVGA; encoded by the coding sequence ATGGAATATTATAGTTTGAAAATGCGGGCCTCGCAGCAAGTGGGCGAAGGCGAGCAGAAACACGAACAGCATATTTCTGGTGCAGAACGTATTGTGGGCCGGGATTCCGTAGAAGCTGTGTGTACGGCGATGGTGCGCCGCGCCATGAATCATTCCAAGGGCGACCCGGATTTTATCAACGTGAAAATCGAAAAGGTTCACGAAAGCGATATTCGGATTTTGAAGGCATTGCCTGTAACGCGGATTGATGTGGAAACGTGGCAGGAAGGACTGGAGAAGGCATTTGGGTTGGTTAGTAAAGCTGTGATGGATGTTCATAAAGAAAGTTCCCTGAGCGTGCCGAAGGGAACGAGTGAAAATGCCTGCCTTCAAAACTTCGCCGCAAATTTGCCAGAACTTTTGCGGGCGACATTCCCGATGCGTGGCGCAATGCTTTACGATATTGCGACGGGTGAACGCCTGGAACCTGACCACGAACGCGGTGTCCGCGCGACTTATATGGATGCGCTGCATTCGAGCGAAGTGGACGGTTGCAAGAATCATTTTAACGAAGCGATTGTGCTTGCGACTAAGGTGGCGAATGCTCCTGGAATGGTGGCTGAGTTTTGCGTGAGCGATGACCCGAATTACGTGACTGGCTATGTCGCGAGCAAGGAACTCGGCTATGTGCGCATCATGAAGATGAAGGAAATGGGCTCCGAAAACGGAGGCCGGATTTTCCTATTTGATTCGCGCAAGGCCTCTGCCGAAGAATGCATCGAGTACTTGCAGAAGAAGAAAGTTTTGGTGGATGTCGGAGCATGA
- the bioF gene encoding 8-amino-7-oxononanoate synthase, with translation MSHILDIFTKDALESARANNTYRSMRLMETPESSCVKIRMPNGALQEQILLASNSYLDLANIDELKQAMAQAVLEWGTGSGGARLTTGNKTPHQELEEFIAKFKGEESAITFNTGYMANVGTISALCGKNDFIFSDELNHASIIDGVRLSRAKCFVYKHNDMADLQRVIQEADKSRAYAPTLPVPRKLIVTDAVFSMDGDLANLPELMRVAKENDCLLMIDEAHATGVLGKTGRGLAEHYGCAHADVTVGTLSKAVAAEGGFVAGKQQLIDFLRNKARSFIFTTAMAPAVAAAACNNLRFIDAHPERVQNLRDNVKFFCEALQREGVNVVQSPSAIVPIVIGDEAKAMQVSAKLQEQGILIPAIRYPTVAKGQARLRASLMATHTHEQLQTAASAIAQIIKSTN, from the coding sequence ATGAGTCACATTCTTGACATTTTTACGAAAGACGCTTTGGAATCGGCGCGGGCGAACAATACTTATCGCTCGATGCGCTTGATGGAAACGCCGGAATCGTCGTGCGTGAAAATCCGCATGCCCAACGGCGCTTTGCAAGAACAAATTCTGTTGGCATCTAATTCATACTTGGATCTCGCAAACATCGATGAACTCAAGCAGGCGATGGCCCAGGCGGTTCTTGAGTGGGGTACAGGTAGCGGCGGCGCTCGCCTTACGACGGGCAACAAGACTCCGCATCAGGAACTGGAAGAATTTATCGCGAAATTCAAGGGTGAAGAGTCCGCCATTACGTTCAACACGGGCTACATGGCGAATGTCGGCACGATTTCGGCCTTGTGCGGCAAGAACGACTTTATCTTCAGCGATGAACTGAACCACGCCAGCATTATCGACGGTGTCCGCCTTTCCCGTGCCAAGTGCTTTGTCTATAAGCATAACGATATGGCTGATTTGCAGCGAGTGATTCAAGAAGCGGATAAGTCTCGTGCGTATGCGCCTACATTGCCGGTTCCTCGCAAACTCATTGTGACAGACGCTGTTTTCAGTATGGATGGCGACCTCGCAAATTTGCCGGAACTTATGCGTGTCGCGAAAGAAAATGATTGTCTCTTGATGATCGATGAAGCCCACGCCACGGGCGTGCTCGGCAAGACCGGCCGCGGACTTGCCGAACACTACGGCTGTGCTCACGCCGACGTAACCGTCGGGACGTTGAGCAAAGCCGTCGCCGCCGAAGGCGGCTTCGTGGCGGGCAAGCAACAGCTGATTGATTTTTTGCGCAATAAGGCCCGCAGCTTTATTTTCACGACGGCGATGGCCCCTGCCGTTGCCGCTGCCGCCTGCAATAACTTGCGCTTCATCGATGCGCATCCTGAACGCGTTCAAAATCTGCGCGATAACGTGAAATTTTTCTGTGAAGCCTTGCAGCGTGAAGGCGTGAATGTTGTGCAGTCTCCTTCGGCGATTGTTCCGATTGTCATCGGCGACGAAGCGAAGGCAATGCAAGTTTCTGCAAAGCTTCAAGAACAGGGAATCCTGATTCCCGCGATTCGCTATCCGACAGTCGCCAAGGGGCAAGCCCGCCTCCGCGCAAGCCTGATGGCCACGCATACGCATGAACAACTTCAAACCGCCGCATCTGCAATTGCTCAAATCATAAAATCGACAAACTAG
- a CDS encoding cyclophilin-like fold protein, producing the protein MKKLFAFIATLLLFAACSSDAASFVKPTQSEAQTPKSSANSSAQTEAPVKLKIHVNDTTFTATLEENSSAKAFAEFLAQGDMTLDMHDYGSFEKVADLPRSFPRNDKQIDTDAGDIILYQGNSITIYYDKNSWNFTRLARIDNVNKKRLQQILGKGNVKATFSVE; encoded by the coding sequence ATGAAAAAACTTTTCGCATTCATCGCCACTCTTTTGCTGTTCGCAGCTTGCTCTTCTGACGCGGCGTCGTTTGTCAAACCGACGCAATCCGAAGCTCAGACGCCGAAATCATCCGCCAATTCATCTGCCCAAACGGAGGCTCCCGTGAAACTCAAGATCCATGTGAACGACACCACCTTCACGGCAACGCTCGAAGAAAATTCCTCGGCCAAGGCCTTCGCCGAATTCCTCGCGCAGGGCGATATGACGCTCGACATGCACGACTACGGCAGTTTCGAGAAGGTGGCCGACCTGCCGCGCAGTTTCCCGCGCAACGATAAGCAAATCGACACCGACGCAGGCGACATCATCCTTTACCAGGGCAATTCCATCACCATCTACTACGACAAGAATTCCTGGAACTTCACGCGCCTCGCCCGCATCGACAACGTGAACAAGAAACGCCTCCAGCAGATCCTCGGCAAAGGGAACGTGAAGGCGACATTTTCGGTGGAATAA
- a CDS encoding LysR family transcriptional regulator produces the protein MELRTLKYFLAVAEQESFSQAANNVLFVTQPTLSRQMQELEEEIGAQLFVRSNKKTTLTEEGLRFKKRAQEIMELVKHTQKEFAESSKEEVIGDVYIGGGETKAFSIIAAACKRMQKEHPKICMHITSGNAQDVTEKLDQGLLDFGLLVEPVDKSKYEFVELPARDTWGLLVRKDHPLAKKGFVTVRDLENIPLLTSRQVMMSREFSGQLGRDLNSLNIIATYNLIYNASVFVEQGLGAAISLEGLLNTGGKSKLVFVPFTPLRTSGLVVVWKKNPVFSKPAAQFLKSLKAELEK, from the coding sequence ATGGAACTACGAACTCTTAAATACTTTTTGGCAGTGGCGGAACAGGAAAGTTTCTCTCAGGCGGCGAACAATGTGCTCTTTGTGACGCAGCCGACGCTTTCGCGCCAAATGCAGGAACTCGAAGAAGAAATCGGGGCGCAGCTTTTTGTGCGCAGCAACAAGAAGACGACGCTGACCGAAGAGGGCCTGCGATTCAAGAAGCGTGCGCAAGAAATCATGGAGCTCGTGAAGCACACCCAGAAGGAATTTGCCGAATCGAGCAAGGAAGAAGTTATCGGCGACGTGTATATCGGTGGCGGCGAGACAAAGGCGTTCAGCATTATCGCGGCGGCCTGCAAGCGCATGCAAAAGGAACATCCGAAGATTTGTATGCACATCACCAGCGGCAACGCCCAGGACGTGACCGAAAAACTGGACCAGGGGCTTCTGGACTTCGGGCTTTTGGTGGAGCCGGTTGACAAGTCAAAATACGAATTTGTGGAACTCCCGGCAAGAGACACATGGGGCTTGCTCGTGCGCAAGGATCATCCGCTCGCAAAAAAGGGCTTTGTAACCGTTCGCGACTTGGAAAATATTCCGTTGCTCACATCGAGACAGGTTATGATGTCGCGAGAATTTTCAGGACAACTTGGGCGCGACCTGAATTCGCTCAACATCATCGCAACCTATAACCTGATTTACAATGCATCCGTCTTTGTGGAGCAAGGGCTGGGTGCAGCCATCTCGTTAGAAGGCCTCCTAAATACGGGCGGCAAGAGCAAACTCGTATTCGTGCCGTTTACTCCGTTACGCACCAGCGGTCTCGTGGTCGTGTGGAAAAAGAACCCCGTATTCAGCAAACCCGCCGCGCAGTTCCTGAAGTCTTTAAAAGCGGAATTAGAAAAGTGA